Proteins from a single region of Nocardioides anomalus:
- a CDS encoding NAD(+) synthase — MDFYSAYAHGFARVAACTFPIAIADPVANARAVLEQVRACHDEGVAVAVFPELCLSGYSIEDLFLQDTLLDAVREALVELVVATADLTPVVVVGAPLAHGNRVLNTAVVVHRGRVLGVAPKSYLPTYREFYERRWFQPGDDVRGTIELGGEEVPIGPDLVFDATDVQGLSLHVEVCEDMWVPVPPSAQAALAGATVLANLSGSPITIGRAEDRRLLVRSASSRCLAAYVYAAAGLGESSTDLSWDGQTMVYEMGELLAEAERFPAEAQRAVADVDLDRLRQDRLRTGTFDDNARTVAPALRRVPFELEPPTGDVGLRRQVQRFPFVPADAERLAQDCYEAYNIQVSGLEQRLRSIGDPKIVVGISGGLDSTHALIVAANAMDRLGRPRSDILAFTLPGFATTETTKGNAIRLMEALGTTYETIDITPAAEQMLRDLGHPYSRGEEVYDVTFENVQAGLRTDYLFRAANQRGGIVLGTGDLSELALGWCTYGVGDQMSHYNVNAGVPKTLMQHLIRWVITTSQFDEDTDEVLRAILDQEISPELVPARDDEPAQSTEDAIGPYSLQDFTLFNVLRYGFRPSKIAFLAWHAWHDADAGVWPPAFPEQRRVAYDLADIRRWMEVFIRRFFANQFKRSALPNGPKVSAGGTMSPRGDWRMPSDAKPTAWLSELENVPTQ, encoded by the coding sequence GTGGACTTCTACTCGGCGTACGCCCACGGGTTCGCGCGTGTGGCTGCTTGCACGTTCCCGATCGCGATCGCCGATCCGGTGGCCAACGCTCGGGCGGTGCTGGAGCAGGTGCGGGCGTGCCACGACGAGGGCGTGGCGGTGGCGGTGTTCCCGGAGTTGTGCCTGAGCGGGTACTCGATCGAGGACCTGTTCCTGCAGGACACGCTGCTCGACGCGGTGCGGGAGGCGCTGGTCGAGCTGGTCGTGGCGACGGCGGACCTCACGCCGGTCGTGGTGGTGGGCGCGCCGCTCGCGCACGGGAACCGGGTGCTGAACACGGCCGTGGTCGTGCACCGGGGGCGGGTGCTGGGGGTGGCGCCGAAGTCGTACCTGCCGACGTACCGGGAGTTCTACGAGCGCCGGTGGTTCCAGCCCGGTGACGACGTGCGGGGGACCATCGAGCTGGGCGGCGAGGAGGTGCCGATCGGGCCGGACCTGGTCTTCGACGCCACCGACGTGCAGGGGCTGAGCCTGCACGTCGAGGTGTGCGAGGACATGTGGGTGCCGGTGCCGCCGAGCGCGCAGGCCGCGCTGGCCGGGGCGACGGTGCTGGCCAACCTGTCGGGCAGCCCGATCACCATCGGGCGAGCCGAGGACCGCCGGCTGCTGGTGCGCAGCGCGTCGTCGCGCTGCCTGGCGGCGTACGTGTACGCCGCCGCGGGGCTGGGGGAGTCGAGCACCGACCTCAGCTGGGACGGGCAGACGATGGTCTACGAGATGGGCGAGCTGCTCGCGGAGGCCGAGCGGTTCCCGGCCGAGGCGCAGCGCGCGGTGGCCGACGTCGACCTGGACCGGCTGCGGCAGGACCGGCTGCGGACCGGGACCTTCGACGACAACGCGCGCACCGTGGCGCCGGCGCTGCGGCGGGTCCCCTTCGAGCTCGAGCCGCCGACCGGTGACGTCGGGCTGCGGAGGCAGGTGCAGCGGTTCCCGTTCGTGCCCGCGGACGCCGAGCGGCTGGCCCAGGACTGCTACGAGGCCTACAACATCCAGGTCAGCGGGCTCGAGCAGCGGCTGCGCTCCATCGGGGACCCGAAGATCGTGGTCGGCATCTCCGGCGGCCTGGACTCCACCCACGCGCTGATCGTGGCGGCCAACGCCATGGACCGCCTGGGCCGGCCGCGCAGCGACATCCTGGCCTTCACGCTGCCGGGGTTCGCGACCACTGAGACCACCAAGGGCAACGCGATCCGGCTCATGGAGGCGCTCGGCACCACCTACGAGACCATCGACATCACGCCCGCCGCGGAGCAGATGCTCAGGGACCTGGGCCACCCGTACTCGCGCGGTGAGGAGGTCTACGACGTCACCTTCGAGAACGTCCAGGCCGGCCTGCGCACCGACTACCTCTTCCGCGCCGCCAACCAGCGCGGCGGCATCGTCCTGGGCACCGGCGACCTGTCCGAGCTCGCGCTGGGCTGGTGCACCTACGGCGTCGGCGACCAGATGAGCCACTACAACGTCAACGCCGGCGTCCCGAAGACGCTCATGCAGCACCTCATCCGCTGGGTCATCACCACCAGCCAGTTCGACGAGGACACCGACGAGGTGCTGCGGGCGATCCTGGACCAGGAGATCTCGCCCGAGCTCGTGCCCGCCCGCGACGACGAGCCCGCCCAGTCCACCGAGGACGCCATCGGGCCCTACAGCCTGCAGGACTTCACGCTCTTCAACGTGCTGCGCTACGGCTTCCGGCCCAGCAAGATCGCGTTCCTGGCCTGGCACGCCTGGCACGACGCCGACGCGGGCGTCTGGCCGCCGGCCTTCCCCGAGCAGCGCCGCGTCGCCTACGACCTGGCCGACATCCGCCGCTGGATGGAGGTCTTCATCAGGCGGTTCTTCGCCAACCAGTTCAAGCGCTCGGCCCTGCCCAACGGACCCAAGGTCAGCGCCGGCGGCACCATGAGCCCGCGCGGTGACTGGCGGATGCCGAGCGACGCGAAGCCGACGGCGTGGCTCAGCGAGCTGGAGAACGTGCCGACCCAGTAG
- a CDS encoding flavin-containing monooxygenase: MTAPRVVVIGAGFGGLGVARALLQQGIDDITVLERAEDVGGVWRDNTYPGAACDVPSPLYSWSWSLNPTWSHRYSPQPEILDYIKGAASGAGLLDLVRTGQDVRSLAYDDATSTWRVTTADGTTYDADVVVPAVGQLSDPVVPALPGIETFAGPTFHSAQWRHDVPLEGVRVGVVGTGASAIQFVPAIVDRVGAMTVFQRSAPYVVPKPDTAYRPFHHTLFERYPAVMRGERGATFHVTELLTRAQEGESVLSAPVLNALRLAWRAHLRRQVRDAGLRARLVPDYPIGCKRILFSNEWYPAVDRDHVSVVTHAVTGVEPTGVRTDDGTFHEADVLIWGTGFAATDFLRTIEVTGRRGERLHDVWADGASAYLGIGVAGFPNLFCVYGPNTNLGGSSIIVMLEAQAGWIAQVVRRLADSDARTFEVRSAAYDAYDREMQGRLSGGVWAQCDNWYTDGGKITTNWPGMVAEYRDRLAQVDWRDLVAG; encoded by the coding sequence GTGACCGCTCCTCGCGTGGTGGTGATCGGCGCCGGCTTCGGCGGCCTCGGCGTGGCCCGCGCCCTGCTGCAGCAGGGCATCGACGACATCACCGTCCTGGAGCGCGCCGAGGACGTGGGTGGCGTGTGGCGCGACAACACCTACCCGGGGGCCGCGTGCGACGTGCCGTCGCCGCTGTACTCCTGGTCCTGGTCGCTGAACCCCACCTGGTCGCACCGCTACTCCCCGCAGCCGGAGATCCTGGACTACATCAAGGGCGCGGCCTCCGGCGCCGGCCTGCTCGACCTGGTCCGCACGGGCCAGGACGTCCGCTCGCTGGCCTACGACGACGCGACGTCCACGTGGCGGGTGACGACGGCCGACGGGACGACGTACGACGCCGACGTCGTGGTGCCGGCGGTGGGGCAGCTGTCGGACCCGGTGGTGCCGGCCCTGCCGGGGATCGAGACCTTCGCGGGGCCGACGTTCCACTCGGCGCAGTGGCGCCACGACGTGCCGCTCGAGGGGGTGCGGGTGGGCGTGGTGGGGACGGGGGCGAGCGCGATCCAGTTCGTGCCCGCGATCGTGGACCGGGTGGGGGCGATGACCGTCTTCCAGCGCTCGGCGCCGTACGTCGTGCCGAAGCCGGACACGGCGTACCGGCCGTTCCACCACACGCTGTTCGAGCGCTACCCGGCCGTGATGCGGGGTGAGCGGGGCGCGACCTTCCACGTGACCGAGCTCCTGACGCGGGCGCAGGAGGGCGAGAGCGTGCTGTCGGCGCCGGTGCTCAACGCCCTGCGGCTGGCGTGGCGGGCGCACCTGCGGCGGCAGGTGCGGGACGCGGGGCTGCGGGCGCGGCTGGTGCCGGACTACCCGATCGGCTGCAAGCGGATCCTGTTCAGCAACGAGTGGTACCCCGCCGTGGACCGCGACCACGTCTCGGTGGTGACGCACGCGGTGACCGGGGTGGAGCCGACCGGGGTGCGGACCGACGACGGGACCTTCCACGAGGCCGACGTGCTGATCTGGGGCACGGGGTTCGCGGCCACCGACTTCCTGCGCACCATCGAGGTGACCGGGCGCCGGGGCGAGCGACTGCACGACGTGTGGGCGGACGGGGCGTCGGCGTACCTCGGGATCGGGGTGGCGGGCTTCCCCAACCTGTTCTGCGTCTACGGCCCCAACACCAACCTCGGCGGCAGCTCGATCATCGTGATGCTCGAGGCGCAGGCGGGCTGGATCGCGCAGGTGGTGCGGCGCCTCGCGGACAGTGACGCGCGGACCTTCGAGGTGCGGTCGGCGGCCTACGACGCCTACGACCGCGAGATGCAGGGCCGGCTGTCCGGCGGGGTCTGGGCGCAGTGCGACAACTGGTACACCGACGGCGGCAAGATCACCACCAACTGGCCGGGGATGGTGGCGGAGTACCGCGACCGGCTGGCGCAGGTGGACTGGCGGGACCTGGTCGCCGGCTGA
- a CDS encoding alpha/beta fold hydrolase — protein MTYVLVPGAGGDGHYWHRLAPLLGPDTVPVTLPAADESAGLAAYADTIVAAAGDATGITLVAQSMGGFSAPLAVERLDVRRLVLLNAMVPRPGETFNEWWGTVGVPEQPDWDEGRIFFHDVPAEVTEDLYSRGEPQQADKPCGEPFPLEAWPDVPTSAITGRDDRLFPESLQRAYLRDRLGIEPTVVPGGHLVALSNPEGLAAALQNG, from the coding sequence ATGACCTACGTGCTCGTGCCCGGGGCCGGCGGCGACGGCCACTACTGGCACCGTCTCGCCCCACTCCTGGGGCCGGACACGGTCCCGGTGACGCTGCCGGCGGCCGACGAGAGCGCCGGGCTCGCGGCGTACGCCGACACGATCGTGGCCGCGGCCGGCGACGCCACGGGCATCACGCTGGTGGCCCAGTCGATGGGCGGCTTCTCGGCGCCGCTGGCGGTCGAGCGGCTCGACGTGCGGCGGCTGGTGCTGCTCAACGCGATGGTGCCGCGGCCCGGCGAGACGTTCAACGAGTGGTGGGGCACGGTCGGTGTGCCCGAGCAGCCGGACTGGGACGAGGGCCGGATCTTCTTCCACGACGTGCCGGCGGAGGTGACCGAGGACCTCTACTCCCGGGGCGAGCCGCAGCAGGCGGACAAGCCGTGCGGCGAGCCGTTCCCCCTCGAGGCCTGGCCGGACGTGCCGACCTCCGCGATCACCGGGCGCGACGACCGGCTGTTCCCGGAGTCGCTCCAGCGCGCCTACCTGCGCGACCGGCTCGGCATCGAGCCGACCGTGGTCCCCGGCGGGCACCTCGTGGCGCTGTCGAACCCCGAGGGGCTCGCCGCCGCGCTTCAGAACGGGTAG
- a CDS encoding aldehyde dehydrogenase family protein, with product MSLLDGVAWEGQVFKDGRWTEGRGGTYAVVEPATGAELGTMGHADAEDVAEAAASAAQAQKEWAALPHTARAAVLRKAGDLWQEHAEEIRGWNVREVGSVPGMADFAIHTAAEECYQAASLPGLPIGQLLPSEQPRLSMARQLPAGVVAVISPFNVPIILGIRSVAPALALGNAVLLKPDPRTAVTGGTLMARIFEEAGLPAGVLQMLPGGKDVGEAMVTDPHVRVISFTGSTSVGRSIGELAGRHLKRAHLELGGNSALLVLDDADVEQAVGLTGWASFLNQGQICMTTGRYFVADGLYDDFVAALSEKASHLPVGDPNTEQVALGPVIDEGSRDKIHGVVTASVDQGARLAAGGEYDRLFYRPTVLADVPLEAPAFTTEIFGPVAPVTRVSGVEEAVRLAAQSEYGLSLGIVTRDVMRGLAVAEQIPTGIVHINDQTVNDEANVPFGGLGASGLGRLGGAAANIEAFTETRWITVRGEPATYPF from the coding sequence GTGTCGCTGCTGGACGGAGTGGCCTGGGAGGGCCAGGTCTTCAAGGACGGTCGCTGGACCGAGGGACGCGGCGGCACGTACGCCGTCGTCGAGCCCGCCACCGGCGCCGAGCTCGGGACGATGGGCCACGCGGACGCCGAGGACGTGGCCGAGGCGGCCGCGTCGGCGGCGCAGGCCCAGAAGGAGTGGGCGGCCCTGCCGCACACCGCCCGGGCCGCCGTGCTGCGCAAGGCGGGCGACCTGTGGCAGGAGCACGCCGAGGAGATCCGCGGCTGGAACGTCCGCGAGGTCGGCTCGGTGCCTGGCATGGCCGACTTCGCCATCCACACCGCCGCCGAGGAGTGCTACCAGGCGGCCTCGCTGCCCGGCCTGCCGATCGGCCAGCTGCTGCCCAGCGAGCAGCCGCGGCTCTCGATGGCCCGCCAGCTCCCGGCGGGCGTGGTCGCGGTGATCTCGCCGTTCAACGTGCCGATCATCCTCGGCATCCGCTCGGTCGCGCCGGCCCTCGCGCTCGGCAACGCGGTCCTCCTCAAGCCGGACCCGCGCACCGCGGTCACCGGCGGCACGCTCATGGCCCGCATCTTCGAGGAGGCCGGGCTGCCGGCGGGCGTCCTGCAGATGCTGCCCGGCGGCAAGGACGTCGGCGAGGCGATGGTCACCGACCCGCACGTCCGGGTCATCTCGTTCACCGGCTCGACCTCGGTCGGCCGCAGCATCGGCGAGCTGGCCGGGCGCCACCTCAAGCGCGCCCACCTCGAGCTCGGCGGCAACTCCGCCCTGCTCGTCCTGGACGACGCCGACGTCGAGCAGGCCGTCGGTCTCACCGGCTGGGCGTCGTTCCTCAACCAGGGCCAGATCTGCATGACCACCGGGCGCTACTTCGTGGCCGACGGCCTCTACGACGACTTCGTGGCCGCGCTCAGCGAGAAGGCGAGCCACCTCCCGGTCGGCGACCCAAACACCGAGCAGGTCGCGCTCGGACCGGTCATCGACGAGGGCTCGCGCGACAAGATCCACGGCGTCGTCACGGCCAGCGTCGACCAGGGCGCGCGGCTGGCGGCCGGGGGTGAGTACGACCGGCTGTTCTACCGCCCGACGGTCCTGGCCGACGTACCCCTCGAGGCGCCGGCGTTCACCACCGAGATCTTCGGCCCGGTCGCCCCGGTCACCCGCGTGTCCGGCGTGGAGGAGGCGGTGCGGCTGGCCGCGCAGAGCGAGTACGGCCTCTCCCTCGGCATCGTGACCCGGGACGTGATGCGCGGCCTCGCGGTCGCCGAGCAGATCCCCACCGGCATCGTGCACATCAACGACCAGACCGTGAACGACGAGGCCAACGTGCCCTTCGGCGGCCTCGGCGCCTCGGGCCTGGGCCGGCTCGGGGGAGCGGCGGCCAACATCGAGGCGTTCACCGAGACCCGCTGGATCACGGTGCGGGGGGAGCCGGCCACCTACCCGTTCTGA
- a CDS encoding 5-methyltetrahydropteroyltriglutamate--homocysteine S-methyltransferase: MAARTLPPFRADHVGSLLRPPELLQARERHRAGELDADGLREVEDAAIADAVRLQRDAGLTTATDGEFRRTSWHMDFIYQLEGVDPTDEKLAVHFRNSGGDLDFESAALSVHDRVSLGHTIFGDAFSFLQSQVSEDQVAKLTIPSPNMVHYRGGRAAIDESVYPELEPFWADLTAAYAEQVRRVAELGCTYLQLDDTSLAYLNDPEQRALVASQGGDPDHLHEQYVKNVNDAIRDRPEGLRVTTHMCRGNFRSSWAAEGGYDFVAEVLFSQLDVDGFFLEYDDERSGGFEPLRYVPEGKQVVLGLVTTKSGELESKDDLKRRIDEASQYVPLEQLCLSPQCGFSSTVEGNELTVEQEQAKLRLVVETAEEVWG, translated from the coding sequence ATGGCCGCCAGGACGCTCCCTCCGTTCCGAGCCGACCACGTGGGCAGCCTGCTCCGCCCACCCGAGCTGCTCCAGGCCCGCGAGCGCCACCGCGCCGGCGAGCTCGACGCCGACGGCCTGCGCGAGGTCGAGGACGCGGCGATCGCCGACGCGGTCCGCCTCCAGCGCGACGCCGGGCTGACCACGGCCACCGACGGCGAGTTCCGGCGCACGTCGTGGCACATGGACTTCATCTACCAGCTCGAGGGCGTCGACCCGACCGACGAGAAGCTGGCCGTGCACTTCCGCAACTCCGGCGGCGACCTCGACTTCGAGTCGGCCGCGCTGAGCGTGCACGACAGGGTGAGCCTGGGCCACACGATCTTCGGCGACGCGTTCTCGTTCCTGCAGAGCCAGGTGAGCGAGGACCAGGTCGCCAAGCTGACCATCCCGAGCCCCAACATGGTCCACTACCGCGGCGGCCGGGCGGCGATCGACGAGAGCGTCTACCCCGAGCTCGAGCCGTTCTGGGCCGACCTCACCGCGGCGTACGCCGAGCAGGTCAGGCGCGTGGCCGAGCTCGGCTGCACCTACCTCCAGCTCGACGACACCAGCTTGGCCTACCTCAACGACCCCGAGCAGCGGGCGCTGGTGGCCAGCCAGGGCGGCGACCCGGACCACCTGCACGAGCAGTACGTCAAGAACGTCAACGACGCCATCCGGGACCGCCCCGAGGGGCTGCGGGTCACCACGCACATGTGCCGCGGCAACTTCCGCAGCTCGTGGGCGGCCGAGGGTGGCTACGACTTCGTGGCCGAGGTGCTGTTCAGCCAGCTCGACGTGGACGGCTTCTTCCTGGAGTACGACGACGAGCGCTCCGGCGGCTTCGAGCCGCTGCGCTACGTGCCCGAGGGCAAGCAGGTCGTGCTCGGGCTGGTCACCACCAAGAGCGGTGAGCTGGAGAGCAAGGACGACCTCAAGCGGCGCATCGACGAGGCGTCGCAGTACGTGCCACTGGAGCAGCTCTGCCTGAGCCCGCAGTGCGGGTTCTCCTCGACCGTCGAGGGCAACGAGCTGACCGTGGAGCAGGAGCAAGCCAAGCTGCGGCTCGTCGTCGAGACCGCCGAAGAGGTGTGGGGGTAG
- a CDS encoding dienelactone hydrolase family protein: protein MADVLLFHHIQGLTPGVVAFADRLRAAGHTVHTPDLYDGRTFDSIQDGAAFSQGEGGPDLEKLADEVAAGLPEGLVYAGISSGVMQAQRLAQTRPGAKGAVLMEACLPISGEWAIGPWPAGVPVQVHGMDADEFFAGDGDIDAARELVASTDDGELFVYEGDQHLFEDSSLPSYDAEAAQLLETRVLEFLGRI, encoded by the coding sequence ATGGCAGACGTACTCCTCTTCCACCACATCCAGGGCCTCACCCCCGGCGTCGTCGCGTTCGCGGACAGGCTGCGGGCGGCGGGTCACACCGTGCACACCCCCGACCTGTACGACGGGCGCACGTTCGACTCGATCCAGGACGGCGCCGCGTTCTCGCAGGGCGAGGGCGGTCCCGACCTCGAGAAGCTGGCCGACGAGGTCGCCGCCGGGCTGCCCGAGGGGCTGGTCTACGCGGGGATCTCCTCGGGAGTCATGCAGGCGCAGCGGCTGGCCCAGACCCGCCCGGGCGCGAAGGGTGCGGTCCTCATGGAGGCCTGCCTGCCGATCAGCGGCGAGTGGGCGATCGGGCCGTGGCCGGCCGGCGTACCCGTCCAGGTGCACGGCATGGACGCCGACGAGTTCTTCGCCGGCGACGGCGACATCGACGCGGCCCGCGAGCTGGTCGCCTCGACCGACGACGGCGAGCTGTTCGTCTACGAGGGCGACCAGCACCTGTTCGAGGACTCCTCGCTCCCGTCGTACGACGCGGAGGCGGCGCAGCTGCTGGAGACCCGGGTGCTGGAGTTCCTCGGCCGGATCTAG
- a CDS encoding VOC family protein produces the protein MTSRLAAVTYDALDPERLTAFWDALVPSAEHQVALRFVAGTPPAPGTRTLHLHLTSESAEHQRATVDQALALGGSHLDVGQRPDEGHVVLADPEGNAFCVIEPGNSYLAGTGFLGEVACDGSRAVGVFWSEALGWPLVWDEDGETAVQSPHGGTKVAWGGGPETAKLGRNPQRFTIGADEAEVERLLGLGATRLSEHELADPDGNEVELVPPS, from the coding sequence ATGACCTCGCGGCTGGCGGCGGTGACCTACGACGCCCTCGATCCCGAACGGCTCACGGCGTTCTGGGACGCGCTGGTCCCGTCGGCCGAGCACCAGGTGGCCCTGCGGTTCGTCGCGGGGACACCACCGGCGCCAGGCACGCGGACCCTCCACCTGCACCTGACCAGCGAGTCGGCCGAGCACCAGCGGGCCACGGTCGACCAGGCCCTGGCCCTCGGCGGCTCGCACCTCGATGTGGGCCAGCGGCCGGACGAGGGCCACGTGGTGCTGGCCGATCCGGAGGGGAACGCGTTCTGCGTGATCGAGCCCGGCAACTCCTACCTGGCCGGCACCGGCTTCCTCGGCGAGGTGGCCTGCGACGGGAGCCGCGCGGTCGGCGTGTTCTGGAGCGAGGCGCTGGGCTGGCCGCTGGTCTGGGACGAGGACGGCGAGACCGCCGTCCAGTCGCCGCACGGCGGCACGAAGGTCGCGTGGGGCGGCGGCCCGGAGACGGCCAAGCTCGGGCGCAACCCGCAGCGGTTCACCATCGGCGCCGACGAGGCCGAGGTCGAGCGGCTGCTCGGGCTCGGCGCCACCCGCCTGTCCGAGCACGAGCTGGCCGACCCCGACGGCAACGAGGTCGAGCTGGTCCCACCCAGCTAG
- a CDS encoding helix-turn-helix transcriptional regulator, producing the protein MDSGDTSPTSRALLALELLQGSPGISAERLGERLGVSERAARRYVAILREAGVPVESVRGPYGGYRVGRGLRLPPLMFSAEEALGLVMAVMEAHGRASGDDPVATAVGKMVRVLPENVARPFEALRSVAARRTDPDPPHPETTATLVRASADQQRVRIGYALGPHRERTLQVDPWAVVVRHGRWYVLGWSHPADARRMYRIDRVTSVDVLPERFEPPADLDPLAALEEQMSQGWPYAVEVVLDAPLEDVRRWISRSLGRLEAVDDGHTRLLGTTENRHWYATEIAEFPVPYRVVGGPEIRDAVRDLAERLNAALD; encoded by the coding sequence ATGGACTCCGGCGACACCAGTCCGACGTCGCGGGCCCTGCTCGCCCTCGAGCTCCTCCAGGGGAGCCCGGGCATCAGCGCCGAGCGGCTCGGGGAGCGGCTAGGGGTCTCGGAACGGGCGGCTCGTCGCTACGTCGCGATCCTGCGCGAGGCCGGCGTACCGGTGGAGTCGGTGCGCGGGCCCTACGGCGGCTACCGCGTCGGCCGCGGCCTGCGCCTGCCGCCGCTGATGTTCAGCGCGGAGGAGGCGCTCGGCCTGGTCATGGCCGTGATGGAGGCGCACGGCCGGGCCTCCGGCGACGACCCGGTGGCCACCGCCGTCGGCAAGATGGTCCGCGTCCTGCCCGAGAACGTCGCCCGTCCCTTCGAGGCCCTGCGCTCGGTCGCGGCCCGGCGCACCGACCCCGACCCACCGCACCCCGAGACCACCGCGACCCTGGTCCGCGCCTCGGCCGACCAGCAGCGGGTCCGGATCGGCTACGCGCTCGGCCCGCACCGCGAGCGCACCCTCCAGGTCGACCCGTGGGCGGTCGTCGTTCGGCACGGCCGGTGGTACGTCCTCGGCTGGTCGCACCCGGCCGACGCCCGCCGGATGTACCGCATCGACCGGGTCACCTCCGTCGACGTGCTGCCCGAGCGGTTCGAGCCGCCCGCCGACCTCGACCCGCTGGCCGCGCTCGAGGAGCAGATGTCCCAGGGCTGGCCGTACGCCGTGGAGGTGGTCCTCGACGCGCCGCTCGAGGACGTGCGCCGCTGGATCTCGCGCAGCCTCGGCCGGCTCGAGGCCGTCGACGACGGGCACACCCGGCTGCTCGGGACCACCGAGAACCGCCACTGGTACGCCACCGAGATCGCCGAGTTCCCCGTGCCTTACCGCGTGGTCGGCGGTCCGGAGATCCGTGACGCCGTGCGGGACCTGGCCGAGCGGCTGAACGCGGCCCTGGACTAG
- a CDS encoding mycothiol transferase — translation MTATPLPTAGDEVQTLLGVLDRNRRTFAWKCFGPDSGGMHRAHPPSTVTLAGLVKHLSLIEDFYFSLGLGEVMPQPWRDVDFDADPDWEWRSAADDSPEELEALWRAAVERSRAATAAFLAEHTLDDPVAWTQHDEVPNARRSVVDMIEEYARHTGHADLIRESVDGLVGEDAPRE, via the coding sequence ATGACCGCGACTCCGCTGCCCACCGCCGGCGACGAGGTGCAGACCCTGCTGGGCGTCCTCGACCGCAACCGGCGCACCTTCGCCTGGAAGTGCTTCGGCCCCGACTCCGGGGGGATGCACCGCGCCCACCCGCCGTCGACCGTGACCCTGGCCGGGCTGGTCAAGCACCTCTCGCTGATCGAGGACTTCTACTTCTCGCTCGGCCTCGGCGAGGTGATGCCGCAGCCGTGGCGCGACGTGGACTTCGACGCCGACCCCGACTGGGAGTGGCGCAGCGCCGCCGACGACTCGCCCGAGGAGCTCGAGGCGCTCTGGCGGGCCGCGGTCGAGCGCTCGCGGGCTGCGACCGCCGCGTTCCTGGCCGAGCACACCCTCGACGACCCGGTCGCCTGGACCCAGCACGACGAGGTCCCGAACGCCCGGCGCAGCGTGGTCGACATGATCGAGGAGTACGCGCGGCACACCGGTCACGCCGACCTGATCCGCGAGTCGGTCGACGGCCTGGTGGGTGAGGACGCGCCCCGGGAGTGA